attatttttgctttggctccatcccttaattttttctggagttatttctccactgatctccagtagcatattgggcacctaatgacctggggagttcctcttttggtatcctatcattttgccttttcctactgttcatggggttctcaaggcaaaatactgaagtggcttgccattcctttctccagtggaccatgctctgtcagacctctccaccatgacctgcctgtcttgggttgccccgtaggcatcgcttggtttcattgagttagacaaggctgtggtcctagtgtgattagattgactagttttctgtgggtatggtttcagtgtgtctgccctctgatgccctcttgcaacacctaccatctttcttgggtttctcttaccttgagtgtggagtatctcttcacggctcctccagcaaagcacagccgctgctcctttccttggacgaggggtatctccctatcgccaccattcctgaccctcaacgtgggatagctcctctaggccctcctgtgctgcacagccaccactcctcgggttgctcctctggctgccggccctggcctcgggcctgggtggctcctcccagctgccgcccctggcctcaggctcaggGTGGCTCTCAAGGTCACcatccctggcctcgggcgcgaggtGGCTTTTCCTGGCTGCCCCTGACCCCGGACATGGGGTAGCTTCTCCCAACCGCCGCCACTGACCTCttacggggtagctcctcccggcctccGCCCTGATCTTGGACAccaggtgtctcctcccggcccccgcccctggacgcggggtagctcctcccagccgccgccctGATCTCCGACACGGGTGTTTCTTCCCAGCCGCACCTGACCTCGGactcggggtagctcctctcggccaccgcccctgacctcggactcggGGTGCCTCCTCCCGGcccccgcccctgacctcggacgcggggtagctcctctcggctgcagCCCCTGACTTCGCACTCTGGGTGTCTCCTCTCGGcccccgcccctgacctcggactcgcGGTGCCTCCTCCCGGCCCCCGCCCCTGATCTCGGACACAGGGTGTTTATTCccagccacccctgaccttggactaggggtagctcctctcggctgccgcccctgacctcggactagGGGTGTCTCCTGCCAGcccccgcccctgacctcagactccgggtagctcctcccggctgccgccctGATCTCGGACAccgggtgtctcctcccggccgccactgacctcggactcgggtagctcctctcggc
The Ovis canadensis isolate MfBH-ARS-UI-01 breed Bighorn chromosome 12, ARS-UI_OviCan_v2, whole genome shotgun sequence genome window above contains:
- the LOC138416656 gene encoding PAK4-inhibitor INKA2-like — encoded protein: MLLRCRNSREELPCVRGQWQRLGGATPRPRSVTAAGRSYPASEVSGSREETPSVRDQGGSWEELPRVRGQGQGPGGDTPSLRSGTAAERSYPSPRSVAAGRRHPVSEIRAAAGRSYPESEVRGGGWQETPLVRGQGRQPRGATPSPRSGVAGNKHPVSEIRGGGREEAPRVRGQGRGPRGDTQSAKSGAAAERSYPASEVRGGGREEAPRVRGQGRWPRGATPSPRSGAAGKKHPCRRSGRRLGGATPRPGAGAGRRHLVSKIRAEAGRSYPVRGQWRRLGEATPCPGSGAARKSHLAPEARDGDLESHPEPEARGGSWEEPPRPEARAGSQRSNPRSGGCAAQEGLEELSHVEGQEWWR